The DNA segment TCGAGCATTTCGGCCACCCAGCGCAAGAAGCGAGCCGCCTCAGCACCGTCAATGATACGATGGTCGTACGATAAACTCAATGGCAGCATGAGGCGGGGCGCGAATTGGCCGTTCAGGAAGACCGGCTCGACCGCCCCGCGCGAAACGCCCAGGATCGCGACCTCGGGCGCGTTGATTATCGGCGTGAAACCCGTCCCGCCGATGCCGCCCAGATTGCTGATGGTGAACGTGCCGCCCTGCATCTCTTCCAGCGTGAGTTTGCGCGCCCGGGCCCTGGACGCGAGCTGGTTCATTTCCACCGATATCTGCTTGACGCTCTTCTTGTCCGCGTCGCGGATGACCGGCACGAGCAGGCCGTGTTCCGTGTCCGCCGCGAT comes from the Candidatus Hydrogenedentota bacterium genome and includes:
- a CDS encoding 2-oxo acid dehydrogenase subunit E2, with product IAADTEHGLLVPVIRDADKKSVKQISVEMNQLASRARARKLTLEEMQGGTFTISNLGGIGGTGFTPIINAPEVAILGVSRGAVEPVFLNGQFAPRLMLPLSLSYDHRIIDGAEAARFLRWVAEMLEQPWGFFLEDMQ